A stretch of Prunus dulcis chromosome 6, ALMONDv2, whole genome shotgun sequence DNA encodes these proteins:
- the LOC117633278 gene encoding uncharacterized protein LOC117633278, with the protein MAVRSVLGKLGRSRFIPDNGRHIMVGSSPTVCSSPHHPFDYYGVVHDRNKADQKSNPFLLGSLMKEPLYRHLDFGGLGPARFAIEELRKKRNIQLQSVRVLRVLARKHVGLPRYDSYYDLLLEAVDADVMRYFEVTVSLNSRDDFWLEDFCLLVDNKKPIRLCHHLSTIIMACCFHNILKNLVLVM; encoded by the exons ATGGCTGTTCGTTCTGTGCTTGGAAAGCTGGGTAGGAGTAGATTTATTCCCGACAATGGAAGACATATCATGGTTGGGAGTTCTCCTACTGTTTGTTCCTCTCCTCATCACCCTTTTGATTATTATGGGGTCGTCCATGATCGAAACAAAGCGGATCAAAAAAGCAACCCTTTTCTTCTTGGATCGCTTATGAAAGAG CCACTTTATCGTCATTTGGATTTTGGAGGACTAGGACCTGCTCGTTTCGCCATCGAAGAGTTGAGGAAGAAAagg AATATCCAACTGCAGTCTGTGAGAGTGTTGAGGGTGTTAGCAAGGAAACATGTTGGCTTGCCACGATATGATTCTTACTATGATCTACTGCTGGAGGCAGTTGATGCCGATGTGATGAGATATTTCGAAGTAACAGTGTCACTTAATTCCAGGGATGACTTCTGGTTGGAAGACTTTTGTCTTCTCGTTGATAATAAAAAACCTATAAGATTATGTCATCACCTAAGTACTATAATTATGGCATGCTGCTTTCACAATATCCTTAAGAATTTAGTATTAGTAATGTGA